Proteins encoded together in one Phyllostomus discolor isolate MPI-MPIP mPhyDis1 chromosome 6, mPhyDis1.pri.v3, whole genome shotgun sequence window:
- the LOC114498764 gene encoding 40S ribosomal protein S14-like, translated as MAPCKGKEKKEEQAISLGPQVAEGENVFGVCHIFASFNDTFVHVTDLSGKETICRVTGGMKVKADRDESSPYAAMLAAQDVAQRCKELGITALHIKLWATGGNWTKTPGPGAQSALRALARSGMKIGQIEDVTPIPSDSTCRKGGRRGRRP; from the coding sequence ATGGCACCTtgcaaggggaaagaaaagaaggaggaacaGGCCATCAGCCTCGGACCTCAGGTGGCTGAAGGAGAAAATGTATTTGGTGTCTGCCACATCTTTGCATCCTTCAATGACACTTTTGTCCATGTCACTGATCTCTCTGGCAAGGAAACCATCTGCCGTGTGACTGGTGGGATGAAGGTAAAGGCTGACAGAGATGAGTCTTCTCCCTACGCTGCCATGTTGGCTGCCCAGGATGTGGCCCAGAGGTGCAAGGAGCTGGGTATCACCGCTCTCCACATCAAGCTCTGGGCCACAGGAGGCAATTGGACCAAGACTCCTGGACCAGGGGCCCAGTCAGCTCTCAGAGCACTTGCCCGCTCGGGAATGAAGATTGGACAGATTGAGGATGTCACCCCCATCCCCTCCGACAGCACCTGCAGGAAGGGAGGTCGCCGTGGTCGCCGTCCGTGA